The nucleotide window AAGCCCCGCGATCCGGCCGACGCCAGGCGGATGCTGAGGCTGCTCTCGGGCCGAACGCACCAGGTCTGGACGGGGCTTGCGGTCATCCAGCGCGCGAAAAACCGCCGGGTGACGGCTGCCGAACGCACCGACGTGACGTTCCGGCACCTTTCCGACGAGGAGATCGACCGGTACGTCGAACGGGGCGAGGGGCTTGACAAGGCCGGGGCCTACGCGGTTCAGGGCGTGGGGGCGCTCTTCGTGGAGCGGCTGGAGGGGTGCTATTACAACGTCGTGGGGTTGCCGCTTGCGAGGCTGCAGTCGCTGTTGAAGGGCTTTGGGATCCGGCTTTGGTAGCCCGCCAGGCCATCGAAGGGGATCTCGCCGAGGTCGATTGCCGGCCCGCCATGCGGGAGCGCCCCATCTCCATGCGCCCCCGGGAGCGGCTGGCTACCGGGGATCCGGCGTCGCTCTCCGACACCGAGCTTCTCGCCGTCCTGCTCCGCACGGGGCGAAAGGGCGCGAGCGCCCTCTCCCTGGCCGAACAGGTGCTGCTGAGGGTGGGAGGGCTTCCGGGGTTGGCCGCAGCGTCCCTGGAAGCACTCACGGCCGTACCGGGGGTGGGGATGGCCAAGGCAGCTGAGGTAATGGCTGCCGTGGAGCTGGCGCGGCGGCTGGTGCGTTCGGGGGCAGACCGGCGCCCTCAGATCCGGACCCCATCT belongs to Bacillota bacterium and includes:
- a CDS encoding Maf family protein, whose amino-acid sequence is MALVLASTSPRRRELLTMVGAVFEVAVPDVDESTLKKKEAPEELVVRLAGAKAADVARRRPEDVVVGADTVVVLDGQLLGKPRDPADARRMLRLLSGRTHQVWTGLAVIQRAKNRRVTAAERTDVTFRHLSDEEIDRYVERGEGLDKAGAYAVQGVGALFVERLEGCYYNVVGLPLARLQSLLKGFGIRLW